From Selenomonas ruminantium AC2024, a single genomic window includes:
- the nagA gene encoding N-acetylglucosamine-6-phosphate deacetylase, whose translation MLAIQNGKFIVPNEAGDFVARQEGVLLCEGEKIKGFVADGEIPKNAEVIDAQGNYVAPGFLNVHIHGCAGADTMDGTEEALARMARLQAQTGVTGFLPTTMTCRWHEVEDALATVMEAMESQPMGARVLGAHMEGPFISPAKKGAQAEENIRQADYKLVKPWEKVVKIITLAPEELPDYDFVDKCHAAGITVSIGHTAADYDTAVSAVKEHGIHHFTHVYNAMTGFSHRSPGVVGAAFDTEANCEIIADNVHSHPAAQRLLYHAKGGKNIVLITDSLRACGLGDGPSELGGQEVFVKGELATLKDGTIAGSVATMNRCVKIFWENTGAELPQIIEMVTKTPAQELALYEKIGSLESGKRADIVIFDEEVQIHKTVIGGKVYYHD comes from the coding sequence TCCCAATGAAGCAGGCGATTTCGTCGCCCGTCAAGAGGGCGTCCTGCTCTGCGAGGGGGAGAAAATCAAAGGCTTTGTGGCAGACGGGGAAATTCCCAAGAACGCAGAGGTGATTGACGCCCAAGGAAATTATGTGGCGCCGGGTTTCCTCAATGTCCATATTCATGGCTGTGCCGGAGCGGACACCATGGATGGTACGGAAGAGGCTTTGGCTCGCATGGCCAGACTGCAGGCGCAGACCGGCGTAACAGGCTTTTTGCCCACGACCATGACCTGCAGATGGCATGAGGTCGAGGATGCTCTGGCTACCGTCATGGAGGCCATGGAAAGCCAGCCCATGGGCGCGCGGGTACTTGGTGCTCATATGGAAGGCCCATTTATCAGCCCGGCAAAGAAGGGCGCACAGGCGGAAGAAAATATCCGTCAGGCAGATTATAAGCTGGTGAAGCCTTGGGAAAAGGTGGTAAAAATCATTACGCTGGCTCCCGAAGAACTGCCGGATTACGATTTCGTAGATAAATGCCATGCTGCCGGCATCACTGTGTCCATCGGGCATACGGCGGCAGATTACGATACGGCAGTCAGCGCAGTTAAGGAACATGGTATTCATCACTTCACCCATGTCTATAATGCGATGACGGGCTTTAGCCACCGCAGTCCTGGTGTGGTAGGCGCGGCTTTTGATACCGAAGCCAACTGTGAAATCATTGCCGATAATGTGCATAGTCATCCTGCGGCGCAGCGGCTCTTATATCATGCCAAGGGCGGGAAGAACATCGTGCTGATTACCGACAGCCTGCGTGCCTGCGGCTTGGGCGATGGCCCCTCGGAATTGGGCGGGCAGGAAGTCTTTGTCAAGGGGGAACTCGCCACGCTAAAAGACGGCACCATTGCCGGCAGTGTGGCAACGATGAACCGCTGTGTTAAGATTTTCTGGGAGAATACGGGAGCGGAGCTGCCGCAGATTATCGAGATGGTGACGAAGACACCGGCGCAGGAGTTGGCGCTGTATGAGAAAATCGGCTCGCTGGAAAGTGGGAAGCGGGCGGATATTGTTATCTTTGATGAAGAGGTGCAGATTCACAAGACCGTTATCGGCGGCAAGGTTTATTACCACGATTGA
- a CDS encoding Fic family protein, with translation MSPQENVQLLIHQLKTEQAAKYKNGIYHYTQTSLAYNSNRIEGSKLSHEHTINLFNTHTILSNGDEVIDSNDIIETMNHFRAFDYILKNYDQPTDENFIKQLHQILKANTTDVDLDWFNVGEYKGLPNTIGDKETCAPDNVAGEIQKLLTHYQNISSHDFHDLLKFHVDFEAIHPFQDGNGRVGRLLLFKDCLAFGIIPFIIDNDHKQFYYRGLREFYREPGYLTDTCLSAQDKYTAYCKHFVKDFS, from the coding sequence ATGAGTCCACAAGAAAATGTCCAACTCTTAATTCACCAGCTAAAAACAGAACAAGCAGCCAAATATAAAAATGGCATTTATCATTATACGCAGACCAGCCTTGCCTACAACAGCAACCGTATCGAAGGCAGCAAGCTCAGCCATGAGCATACCATAAACCTGTTCAACACCCATACGATTCTCAGCAACGGCGACGAAGTCATCGACAGCAATGACATCATCGAAACCATGAACCACTTCCGAGCCTTTGACTATATATTGAAAAACTATGACCAGCCCACAGATGAAAATTTTATCAAGCAACTGCACCAAATTCTCAAAGCCAATACGACCGATGTTGACCTTGACTGGTTCAATGTGGGCGAATACAAAGGTTTGCCCAATACCATTGGCGATAAAGAAACCTGCGCTCCCGATAATGTAGCAGGAGAAATCCAGAAACTGCTGACGCATTATCAAAACATAAGCAGCCATGATTTCCATGACCTGCTCAAATTTCATGTAGACTTTGAAGCCATTCATCCCTTCCAAGATGGAAATGGACGAGTAGGACGCCTGTTGCTCTTCAAAGACTGCCTGGCCTTCGGTATCATCCCCTTCATCATCGACAATGACCACAAACAATTTTACTACCGCGGCTTGCGGGAATTCTACCGTGAGCCGGGGTATCTGACTGACACCTGCCTCTCTGCGCAGGATAAGTACACAGCTTACTGCAAGCACTTCGTAAAAGATTTCAGCTAA
- a CDS encoding PAS domain-containing protein encodes MKTIDFSLMVAELVKAEPQVAEILSGLGLGNLVSLEALQVMGNIMTIPRAAAMKGVALTQVVAAFEAQGFQVLNGAPMPQENLTCQMTGHFDMSMELPAGHPISLLRLENAGLEKVLDNLQGECGADKEVDAPRVIKAMQEVNALRSHYAKKEELLMAQLYKYGVTGPSQVMWNEDDEIKKELGVLTRAVMEDADNVMLYRGRIAAVASRARGMIAKEEKILFPLCLRFYTAEEWLLIYRDFGEMGMAFVENPPKWQEGEDWAAKELTKVREQDILAGRIQLPTGELTVKQLSAIFSLLPLDLTFIDAEEKLRFFINEGRVFPRPLAALGRDVAECHPPHIVPVVRNLVADFKAKKRTSLEVARYIMGKPILVKYMAVYDEAGEYMGTLEAVQDCSHILEKFAQR; translated from the coding sequence ATGAAGACGATAGATTTTAGCTTGATGGTGGCGGAGCTGGTGAAAGCGGAACCGCAGGTGGCGGAGATTTTGAGCGGGTTGGGGCTGGGGAATTTGGTCAGCCTGGAGGCGCTGCAGGTCATGGGCAATATTATGACGATTCCGCGGGCGGCGGCGATGAAGGGAGTGGCTTTAACGCAGGTAGTGGCAGCTTTTGAAGCGCAGGGCTTTCAGGTGCTAAATGGGGCGCCGATGCCGCAGGAGAATTTGACATGTCAAATGACCGGTCATTTTGACATGTCAATGGAACTGCCCGCAGGGCATCCGATAAGCCTGCTGCGGTTGGAAAATGCCGGTTTGGAGAAGGTATTGGATAATCTGCAGGGCGAGTGTGGCGCAGATAAGGAAGTGGATGCGCCGCGGGTCATTAAGGCTATGCAGGAGGTCAATGCGCTGCGCTCGCATTATGCCAAGAAGGAAGAACTTTTGATGGCGCAGCTTTATAAATACGGCGTAACGGGGCCATCGCAGGTCATGTGGAATGAGGATGATGAAATCAAGAAGGAATTGGGCGTCCTCACCCGCGCGGTCATGGAAGACGCCGATAATGTTATGCTTTACAGAGGGCGCATTGCCGCAGTGGCCAGCCGGGCACGGGGGATGATTGCCAAGGAGGAAAAGATTCTCTTTCCGCTGTGCCTGCGCTTTTATACGGCGGAGGAATGGCTGCTGATTTACCGGGATTTTGGCGAAATGGGCATGGCCTTTGTGGAAAATCCTCCGAAGTGGCAGGAAGGGGAAGACTGGGCGGCAAAAGAGCTGACCAAGGTAAGAGAGCAGGACATTCTGGCGGGCAGGATTCAGCTGCCTACGGGGGAATTAACCGTCAAGCAGCTCAGCGCCATCTTTTCGCTGCTGCCCCTGGACCTCACCTTTATCGATGCAGAGGAAAAGCTGCGCTTCTTCATCAATGAAGGCCGTGTGTTCCCGCGGCCTTTGGCGGCACTGGGGCGGGATGTGGCCGAGTGCCACCCGCCGCATATTGTGCCCGTGGTCAGAAATCTTGTGGCAGATTTCAAGGCGAAAAAGCGCACATCCTTGGAGGTGGCCCGCTATATCATGGGTAAGCCGATTCTCGTAAAGTATATGGCTGTGTATGATGAGGCCGGTGAGTATATGGGAACTTTGGAGGCGGTGCAGGACTGCAGCCATATTCTGGAAAAATTTGCCCAGCGGTAA
- a CDS encoding Hsp20 family protein, producing MFRAVPFHLKENAERGYDVLEKVLSYAAEQSLNPLGKVSGALSSFKVDVVETEAAYELFAELPGFYKEQITVSYDDDNYLRIKAQRAEAADASIKYLCRERKSGDFERTFYIDSIDKKAVNVAFENGILHIVLPKQKEEDGRTVFDIE from the coding sequence ATGTTTAGAGCAGTGCCATTTCATCTGAAAGAAAATGCTGAGCGCGGTTATGATGTTTTGGAAAAGGTTTTAAGCTACGCAGCGGAGCAGTCCCTGAATCCTCTGGGCAAAGTCAGCGGTGCCCTGTCCTCCTTCAAGGTGGATGTGGTCGAGACAGAGGCCGCCTATGAACTCTTTGCAGAGCTGCCGGGCTTCTATAAAGAGCAGATTACCGTGTCTTATGATGATGACAATTATCTGCGCATCAAGGCTCAGCGGGCGGAAGCGGCAGATGCCAGCATCAAGTATCTGTGCCGGGAGCGCAAGAGCGGTGACTTCGAGCGCACTTTTTACATTGATTCTATTGACAAAAAGGCGGTAAACGTGGCCTTTGAGAACGGCATCCTGCATATCGTTCTGCCCAAGCAGAAGGAAGAGGATGGCCGTACGGTGTTTGATATCGAGTGA
- a CDS encoding CheR family methyltransferase produces the protein MMDEKDWAEFKRKLKSKTEIDLDLYKEPQMKRRIGNLVTRASMNSYVEYFDNAAKNKDDFAAFIEYLTINVSEFFRTPEKFGKLETDVIPDLLKRSSKLNIWSAGCSIGAEPYSLAIIMKEMTPNVKHRILASDLDIEILAKAKRGVYTKDEIKAMKPERLNKYFKPVEGEKYAVNQEIKNCIEFKRHNLLKDPFENGFDLILCRNVVIYFTEEAKDQLYANFFKALKPGGILFVGATEAILNFRKLGYTSFQPFFYQKPLT, from the coding sequence ATGATGGATGAAAAGGATTGGGCGGAGTTTAAGAGAAAACTGAAATCCAAGACCGAAATCGATCTGGACTTATACAAAGAACCCCAGATGAAACGGCGTATTGGCAATCTGGTTACCAGAGCCAGTATGAACTCCTATGTGGAGTATTTTGATAATGCGGCCAAGAACAAAGATGATTTTGCGGCCTTCATAGAGTATCTGACCATTAACGTGTCTGAGTTCTTCCGTACTCCGGAGAAATTTGGCAAGCTGGAGACGGATGTTATTCCCGACCTCCTGAAGCGTTCGTCGAAACTCAATATCTGGAGTGCAGGCTGCTCCATCGGGGCTGAGCCGTACTCGCTGGCCATCATCATGAAGGAAATGACCCCAAATGTGAAGCATCGCATCTTAGCTTCGGATTTGGATATTGAAATCCTGGCCAAGGCCAAACGCGGGGTCTATACCAAAGATGAAATCAAGGCCATGAAGCCGGAACGACTCAATAAGTATTTCAAGCCCGTCGAAGGTGAGAAGTACGCAGTAAACCAGGAGATTAAGAACTGCATTGAATTCAAGCGCCACAATCTTCTCAAAGACCCCTTCGAAAACGGCTTTGATTTGATTCTGTGCCGCAATGTGGTTATCTATTTCACCGAAGAAGCCAAAGACCAGCTTTACGCTAACTTCTTCAAGGCGCTCAAGCCCGGCGGCATCCTCTTTGTAGGAGCAACAGAGGCTATCTTAAACTTCCGCAAATTAGGTTATACCAGTTTCCAGCCATTCTTCTATCAGAAACCATTGACTTAA